One genomic region from Sulfurimonas sp. encodes:
- the flgE gene encoding flagellar hook protein FlgE has product MLKSLFSGVSGLQSHQVAMDVEANNIANVNTVGFKYSRANFSDLLAQTRAISTAPQGALGGKNPVQVGLGSTVSSMTRIFSQGSVQNSDKNTDVAIQGDGFYIVSPDGGNTYKYTRAGDFKFDARGNFVDNNGFIVQGWLRDSSTGKVNATAPITNINIPPGLTTPASATQEVVLKANLNSGPLVQSFSPAYQISSGSTNVQPAAVDANGNAISAGNIGVMFNGVGKAFSIQEDQGVWVSFLSSKLTAGTVVANTALDVTFNVDPELGIPGNAVQITAAAGATVAETANNYVNAINAKIAITGVKASVNAANEITFVNLNGSGTASHNIDFVVATGSGLASGTNVTAHRYQYNKSSATNIAGGDKTFTSMADLRKWMEDEARNQGFISGGTLTNGITVEVNDAGKFVVKNPNNGVDDFDINLKITAYRNKTSGAVIIANTRFTRNMEALNSTLTKASGGQAFSQSFNAATHSSSIDLFDSLGSKHTLRMEFRKTQLDISTGSTWDMRVSVPVPATIDTIAPFNEKIGSIRFNNDGSLATYNPPNISFSGNNGSAPDQQVNLSFGTANSFDGMTSFDSKSATSGISQDGFTGGDLIGIRIDQSGTLVGSFSNGRSFGLAQIGMAKFTNNEGLSVEGGNIFIQTANSGDPIIGTAATAGRGFIQAAALEASNVDLSRALTQLIIIQRGFQANGKTITTSDQLLQTLIGLKN; this is encoded by the coding sequence ATGCTTAAATCATTATTCTCCGGTGTATCCGGACTACAATCGCATCAAGTGGCAATGGATGTAGAAGCAAATAATATTGCTAATGTAAATACAGTAGGTTTTAAATACTCTCGTGCAAATTTTTCAGATCTCCTTGCTCAAACAAGGGCTATTTCAACGGCTCCTCAGGGAGCGTTAGGTGGTAAAAATCCTGTTCAAGTTGGACTTGGCTCTACTGTTTCTTCAATGACTCGTATTTTTTCACAAGGTTCAGTTCAAAATTCCGATAAAAACACAGATGTTGCAATTCAAGGAGATGGTTTTTATATAGTTTCTCCAGATGGAGGAAACACATATAAATATACTCGTGCAGGTGACTTCAAATTTGATGCAAGGGGAAACTTTGTGGATAATAATGGATTTATCGTTCAAGGTTGGTTGCGTGATTCATCAACTGGTAAAGTTAACGCAACGGCACCAATTACAAATATTAATATTCCTCCAGGATTAACAACCCCAGCAAGCGCAACACAAGAGGTCGTTTTAAAAGCAAATTTAAACTCTGGTCCACTCGTTCAGAGTTTTTCTCCAGCTTATCAAATAAGTTCAGGAAGCACAAATGTTCAACCAGCGGCTGTTGACGCAAATGGAAATGCAATTTCTGCAGGAAATATAGGTGTAATGTTTAATGGAGTAGGAAAAGCTTTTTCTATTCAAGAAGATCAGGGAGTTTGGGTTTCATTCTTAAGCTCAAAATTAACAGCAGGAACAGTTGTAGCTAATACAGCATTAGATGTAACTTTTAATGTAGACCCAGAACTGGGGATCCCTGGTAATGCTGTGCAAATTACAGCAGCTGCAGGAGCAACGGTAGCAGAGACAGCAAATAATTATGTAAATGCAATTAATGCAAAAATTGCAATAACGGGCGTTAAAGCTTCAGTAAATGCTGCTAATGAAATAACATTTGTTAATTTAAATGGTTCAGGTACAGCTTCTCATAATATAGATTTTGTTGTTGCTACTGGTTCAGGGTTGGCGTCAGGCACCAATGTTACTGCGCATAGATATCAGTATAATAAATCTTCGGCTACTAATATTGCCGGCGGAGATAAAACTTTTACATCCATGGCAGATTTGAGAAAATGGATGGAAGATGAAGCTAGGAATCAAGGTTTTATTAGTGGTGGTACCTTAACCAATGGTATTACGGTTGAAGTTAATGACGCTGGAAAATTTGTTGTTAAAAACCCAAATAATGGTGTTGATGATTTTGATATAAATCTTAAAATTACAGCATATAGAAATAAAACATCAGGTGCAGTTATAATTGCAAATACTAGATTTACGAGAAATATGGAAGCTTTAAATTCTACTCTTACTAAAGCTAGTGGAGGACAAGCTTTTTCTCAAAGTTTTAATGCAGCTACACATTCTAGTTCAATAGATCTTTTTGATTCGTTGGGTTCAAAGCATACTCTTAGAATGGAATTTAGAAAAACTCAACTTGATATTTCAACTGGTAGTACATGGGATATGCGAGTAAGTGTTCCTGTCCCAGCGACAATTGACACAATCGCACCATTTAATGAAAAAATAGGTTCTATTCGTTTTAACAATGACGGTTCTCTAGCAACTTATAACCCTCCAAATATTTCTTTTTCAGGAAATAATGGTTCTGCGCCAGACCAACAAGTAAATTTAAGCTTTGGTACTGCAAATTCTTTTGATGGAATGACAAGTTTTGACTCTAAGTCAGCAACCTCTGGAATCTCTCAAGATGGTTTTACTGGTGGAGATTTAATTGGTATTCGTATTGATCAAAGTGGTACTTTAGTTGGTTCATTTTCAAATGGTCGTTCGTTTGGTCTAGCTCAAATTGGTATGGCAAAGTTTACAAACAATGAAGGTTTATCAGTAGAAGGTGGAAATATCTTTATTCAAACAGCCAATTCAGGTGATCCTATTATTGGAACAGCTGCAACGGCAGGTCGTGGTTTTATTCAAGCTGCTGCTCTTGAAGCTTCAAATGTTGATCTTTCACGAGCGTTGACTCAGTTAATCATCATTCAAAGAGGTTTCCAAGCAAATGGTAAAACAATTACCACTTCTGATCAACTTCTTCAGACCTTAATTGGGTTGAAAAACTAA
- a CDS encoding D-2-hydroxyacid dehydrogenase, with protein sequence MNIVLLDALTFGETNLNAFDNLGDVKVYKTTSPQQVQERITDADVIVTNKVVITDAHMKDALSLKLICVAATGMNNIDLASAKNRNIKVKNVAGYSTASVIQHTFSMLFYLLGSSRYYDEYVKNEDYSKSPIFTNVSKSFFEIKNKKWGIIGLGNIGQGVASIASAFGAEVLYYSTSGKNNSQPYKRVELDALLKTCDIISIHAPLNEQTNNLLDYEQLLICKDGAVVLNLGRGGIVNEDAIVKIIDERNISFALDVLSKEPMSKNHKLLSVKNKENLYITPHIAWASIEARATLIASIVQNIEEENL encoded by the coding sequence ATGAATATAGTCCTTTTAGATGCCTTAACTTTTGGCGAAACAAATTTAAATGCTTTTGATAATCTTGGCGATGTAAAAGTTTATAAAACAACATCTCCCCAGCAAGTGCAAGAGCGTATAACAGATGCAGATGTTATAGTAACAAACAAAGTTGTTATAACAGATGCTCACATGAAAGATGCACTAAGTTTAAAGCTTATCTGTGTAGCAGCTACTGGCATGAATAATATAGACTTAGCGAGTGCAAAAAATAGAAATATAAAAGTAAAAAATGTAGCAGGCTACTCAACCGCTTCAGTTATACAACATACCTTTTCTATGCTTTTTTATCTACTTGGAAGTTCAAGATATTATGATGAATATGTAAAAAATGAAGACTATTCAAAAAGTCCTATTTTTACAAATGTATCAAAGTCATTTTTTGAGATTAAAAATAAAAAATGGGGAATTATTGGACTTGGAAATATTGGTCAAGGTGTTGCAAGTATAGCATCTGCTTTTGGAGCTGAAGTTCTTTACTACTCAACAAGTGGAAAAAACAATTCACAGCCATACAAAAGAGTTGAGCTAGATGCACTTTTGAAAACTTGTGACATAATCTCTATTCACGCACCTTTAAACGAGCAGACAAACAATCTTTTAGACTATGAACAGTTGTTAATATGTAAAGATGGAGCAGTTGTTTTAAACCTTGGGCGTGGGGGTATCGTGAATGAAGACGCTATTGTTAAAATCATTGATGAAAGAAACATCTCTTTTGCTTTAGATGTTTTAAGTAAAGAGCCTATGAGTAAAAATCATAAACTTTTAAGTGTTAAAAATAAAGAAAATCTATATATCACTCCTCATATCGCTTGGGCATCTATAGAGGCCAGGGCTACCCTTATTGCATCAATAGTTCAAAATATAGAAGAAGAAAATCTTTAG
- a CDS encoding flagellar hook-basal body complex protein gives MMTQAFYTGISGLQSNQTGIDILSNNIANISTVGFRGYNVEFSSMFEESMNTAATSVVTSSIGSGVKVATSTMNRDKGVIILSERSTDLAIIGNGWFGVQGEADVQYTRAGNFTFDRESDLVTPDGYYVLGTMGGNISKDNVLTKILAEVPLGEVASQQKLRFPKSLTYPAEASTKAKFIGNIGFDSKVRTIGAGVVDPQNNKNHLRLEFTKKAVQTPPGSQWDVKATTQTLDGTTIYDTKLGVANFDSSGALINTTLTNIDNNGASVAIDLGSGFDGVTAITSLPISASSVSDGTQGGDLRGYSVNKNGEVIATFTNGLQSSVGRIAVYHFRNEQGLERASGVRFFEGSNSGAPIFYKDANGKNIIGTDIVNFNLEGSNVTMTNALTELIILQRSYDANSKSITTADQMMQKALQMDA, from the coding sequence ATGATGACTCAAGCTTTTTATACAGGAATATCTGGTTTACAATCTAATCAGACAGGAATAGATATCCTTTCAAATAATATAGCAAATATTTCAACTGTTGGTTTTCGTGGATATAATGTAGAGTTTTCTTCTATGTTTGAAGAGTCTATGAATACAGCAGCCACTTCAGTAGTGACTTCTTCTATAGGTTCTGGTGTTAAAGTAGCTACATCTACAATGAATAGAGATAAGGGTGTGATTATTTTATCAGAAAGAAGTACAGACTTAGCGATTATTGGTAATGGTTGGTTTGGTGTTCAAGGTGAAGCAGATGTACAGTATACTCGTGCAGGTAACTTTACTTTTGATAGAGAAAGTGACTTGGTGACACCAGATGGATATTATGTTCTTGGAACGATGGGTGGAAATATTAGTAAAGATAATGTACTTACAAAAATTTTAGCAGAAGTTCCTCTTGGAGAAGTTGCTTCTCAGCAAAAACTTCGTTTTCCAAAGAGTTTAACTTATCCAGCAGAAGCATCTACTAAGGCAAAATTTATTGGAAATATAGGTTTTGATTCAAAAGTAAGAACGATTGGTGCCGGTGTAGTTGACCCACAAAACAATAAGAATCATTTGAGGTTAGAGTTTACAAAAAAGGCTGTACAAACACCACCGGGAAGCCAATGGGATGTAAAAGCTACAACTCAAACTTTAGATGGAACTACTATCTATGACACCAAGCTTGGTGTTGCAAACTTTGATTCAAGCGGTGCTTTGATAAACACTACCTTAACAAATATTGATAACAATGGTGCGAGTGTTGCTATTGATTTAGGAAGTGGATTTGATGGTGTAACAGCTATAACAAGCTTACCAATTAGTGCCTCTTCTGTATCAGATGGAACACAAGGCGGTGATTTAAGAGGTTATAGTGTAAATAAAAATGGAGAAGTTATTGCAACTTTTACAAATGGCTTACAAAGTAGTGTTGGTCGAATTGCTGTTTATCATTTTAGAAATGAGCAAGGACTTGAACGCGCAAGTGGAGTAAGATTTTTTGAAGGAAGTAACAGTGGCGCACCAATATTTTATAAAGATGCAAATGGTAAAAATATTATAGGAACAGATATAGTAAACTTCAACCTTGAAGGCTCAAATGTGACTATGACGAATGCTTTAACCGAGCTTATAATCCTTCAACGCTCTTATGATGCAAATTCAAAATCAATAACAACAGCTGATCAAATGATGCAAAAAGCATTGCAAATGGACGCTTAA
- a CDS encoding flagellar hook capping FlgD N-terminal domain-containing protein, which produces MAINSVGQNLATNGEVNANKKVENKGILGKDDFMKLLLVQLQHQDPTEPMDSQTILTQTSQLATLEASANTNKALASLAASLKSSQNFSSVAAIGKTADLGSNAIGHKKSSTSTFEVYFPQEIKVGTVEILDSKGKIIATMPIDMKDKDGKVLDKKASGVYKFDWDGKLKSGAAAESGIYYVTVSYKNPKGEAQTTRLGTYPITAVRFENGDVQVKLGSNYVPLNKIKEIY; this is translated from the coding sequence ATGGCTATTAATTCAGTAGGTCAAAACCTAGCAACAAATGGTGAAGTGAATGCTAATAAAAAAGTTGAAAATAAAGGTATTTTAGGTAAAGATGATTTTATGAAACTTCTCTTAGTCCAGCTCCAGCATCAGGACCCGACAGAGCCTATGGATAGTCAAACTATTTTAACGCAGACTTCTCAGCTAGCAACCTTAGAAGCATCAGCAAATACCAATAAAGCTTTAGCAAGTTTAGCAGCTTCTTTAAAGTCCTCACAAAACTTTTCATCAGTTGCAGCGATTGGTAAAACAGCAGATTTAGGGAGCAATGCTATTGGACATAAAAAAAGTTCTACAAGTACATTTGAAGTTTATTTTCCACAAGAGATAAAAGTTGGTACTGTAGAAATTCTAGATAGTAAAGGTAAAATAATTGCTACTATGCCTATTGACATGAAGGATAAAGATGGTAAAGTCTTAGATAAAAAGGCTTCTGGTGTGTATAAGTTTGATTGGGATGGTAAACTTAAAAGTGGAGCTGCTGCTGAAAGTGGAATATATTATGTGACTGTTAGTTATAAGAATCCAAAGGGAGAAGCTCAAACTACAAGACTTGGAACTTATCCGATAACAGCTGTAAGGTTTGAAAATGGTGATGTACAAGTTAAACTCGGTTCAAACTATGTCCCATTAAATAAGATAAAAGAAATTTATTAA
- the purT gene encoding formate-dependent phosphoribosylglycinamide formyltransferase, producing the protein MQFSAPLKSNSKKVMLLGSGELGKEVAIEAQRLGLEVIAVDRYQNAPAHHVAHRSYVVNMQDKDALLEIIYREKPDYILPEIEALSIDALFAAEDKGYNVIPNASAVSKTMNRKNIRTFAAEVLGLQTGPYEFVSTEEGLREASKRMGYPCVIKPIMSSSGHGQSVLKCEEDVGKSWEIAKEARGDASELIVEAFVDFDYEITLLTVRNGEETVFCEPIGHEQKDGDYVFSWQPMQMSEIAKQRAEEMAKTITDGLGGRGLFGVELFIKGDEVYFSEVSPRPHDTGMVTLITQSQSEFALHMRAVLGLPLGFTFYGDGASAAFKTTKHNYAPVVDVDDSLFSENSFVRVFSKPEAHEGRRLAVALVFGEAQSALKQSRELIEKITDA; encoded by the coding sequence ATGCAATTCTCCGCTCCCCTTAAATCAAACTCAAAAAAAGTAATGTTACTAGGTTCTGGTGAACTTGGAAAAGAAGTCGCTATTGAAGCTCAAAGGCTAGGTCTTGAAGTTATAGCAGTTGATAGATATCAAAATGCTCCCGCACACCATGTAGCACATCGCTCTTATGTTGTAAATATGCAAGATAAAGATGCTCTTTTAGAAATCATATATCGTGAAAAACCTGATTATATTTTACCAGAAATAGAAGCTCTTAGTATAGATGCTTTGTTTGCTGCCGAAGATAAAGGTTACAATGTTATACCAAATGCATCTGCAGTTAGTAAAACTATGAATAGAAAAAATATTCGTACTTTTGCTGCTGAAGTTTTAGGTCTTCAAACAGGTCCTTACGAGTTTGTTTCAACCGAGGAAGGACTTAGAGAAGCATCTAAGCGTATGGGTTACCCTTGCGTAATTAAGCCAATTATGAGTTCTTCTGGACATGGACAAAGTGTTCTTAAATGTGAAGAAGATGTAGGTAAATCTTGGGAGATAGCAAAAGAAGCAAGAGGGGATGCTAGTGAGTTAATAGTTGAAGCTTTTGTTGATTTTGATTATGAAATAACTTTGCTAACTGTTAGAAATGGAGAAGAAACAGTTTTTTGTGAGCCAATAGGGCATGAGCAAAAAGATGGAGATTATGTTTTTTCATGGCAACCGATGCAAATGAGTGAAATTGCAAAACAACGCGCAGAGGAGATGGCAAAAACTATCACAGACGGGCTTGGTGGTCGTGGTCTTTTTGGCGTTGAGCTATTTATCAAAGGTGATGAAGTATATTTTAGTGAAGTAAGTCCTCGTCCTCATGATACAGGAATGGTAACTCTAATAACTCAATCTCAAAGTGAATTTGCTCTTCATATGAGAGCAGTTTTAGGACTTCCTTTAGGTTTTACATTTTATGGAGATGGGGCATCTGCCGCTTTTAAAACAACAAAGCATAACTATGCTCCTGTTGTGGATGTAGATGATAGTCTTTTTAGTGAGAACTCCTTTGTACGAGTTTTCTCAAAACCTGAAGCACATGAGGGCAGACGCTTGGCTGTTGCTCTTGTCTTTGGTGAAGCACAAAGTGCGTTGAAACAATCTCGTGAGCTTATAGAAAAAATAACTGACGCTTAG
- a CDS encoding flagellar hook-length control protein FliK, with translation MISLETKTDVTPSSPLSLATPDEEPTLSFSELLRGAGKKDDKVIQNGALVLSLAKEEKEIKVTLKSTKQEDTLLSLLKNDDLSKTQTKEIVELNPKLMHNLSSKELKILIADAKEYLKSKIINSEGYKKLDLQNLPRTLKGLATLAQKIGIDISKISMEEIRVIKNINLKSDMKVREIDAKEVKITDTKEQHVVDDKTTKVQKTEIVPSAKFEIQSSKAIKAQTNTQQDNVVEDKKQVVSKSTQEVKPTLLFKAQDTKEHTTEQIVQVKQFKMEVKTPKEKADDTLKLLLRGEKPFHSSMTADFSVATARVIAPSETTRSLEALLHGEKHEASSTTTKTDALTTHKSDSFEVKLNEAKQMIKYISADVKTAIEDYKSPFTRIKIQLNPQKLGEVDLTIVQRGKNLHVNISSNNAAINTLSMNVNDLKVQLANNGINNATLNFNNSSQNGEQQASQQQQSRQNERKADEEYNYYDNEETNEEVLSSLEIVVPNYV, from the coding sequence ATGATTTCATTAGAAACAAAAACTGATGTAACTCCATCTTCCCCTTTAAGTTTAGCTACTCCAGATGAAGAGCCGACACTATCTTTTTCAGAGCTACTTAGAGGAGCTGGTAAGAAAGATGACAAAGTAATTCAAAATGGAGCTTTGGTTTTATCTTTAGCAAAAGAAGAAAAAGAAATAAAAGTCACTTTAAAATCAACTAAACAAGAAGATACCCTTCTTTCTTTGTTAAAAAATGATGACTTGTCCAAAACACAAACTAAAGAGATTGTAGAATTAAATCCAAAATTGATGCATAATTTAAGCTCAAAAGAGTTGAAAATTTTAATTGCAGATGCTAAAGAGTACTTAAAATCTAAAATCATTAATAGTGAGGGTTATAAAAAATTAGATTTACAAAACCTTCCGAGAACTCTTAAAGGTTTAGCAACTTTAGCTCAAAAAATTGGGATTGATATTTCTAAAATTAGTATGGAAGAAATAAGAGTAATAAAAAATATCAACTTAAAAAGTGATATGAAAGTTAGAGAGATAGATGCTAAAGAAGTAAAAATTACAGACACTAAAGAGCAACACGTTGTAGATGATAAAACTACAAAGGTGCAAAAAACAGAGATTGTACCAAGTGCTAAATTTGAAATTCAGAGTTCAAAAGCAATAAAGGCTCAAACAAATACTCAACAAGATAATGTTGTAGAAGATAAAAAACAAGTAGTAAGTAAAAGTACCCAAGAAGTAAAACCAACTTTACTTTTTAAAGCACAAGATACAAAAGAGCATACAACAGAGCAAATAGTTCAAGTAAAGCAGTTTAAGATGGAAGTAAAAACACCAAAAGAAAAAGCAGATGATACTTTAAAGCTACTTCTTCGTGGCGAAAAACCATTTCATAGTTCAATGACTGCTGATTTTTCTGTGGCAACTGCTAGAGTAATTGCTCCAAGTGAAACAACAAGGTCATTAGAAGCATTACTTCATGGTGAAAAACATGAGGCATCCTCAACTACTACAAAAACAGATGCTCTTACAACTCATAAATCAGATAGTTTTGAAGTAAAGTTAAATGAAGCAAAGCAAATGATTAAGTATATTTCTGCTGATGTAAAAACGGCGATAGAAGATTATAAATCTCCATTTACTAGAATCAAGATTCAACTAAACCCACAAAAACTTGGAGAGGTTGATTTAACAATAGTGCAAAGAGGTAAAAATTTGCATGTAAATATTAGCTCAAACAATGCAGCGATAAATACTCTCTCGATGAATGTAAATGATTTAAAAGTTCAGCTTGCTAATAATGGAATAAATAATGCTACATTAAACTTTAATAACTCTTCACAAAATGGAGAACAACAAGCTTCACAACAACAGCAAAGCCGCCAAAATGAGCGAAAAGCTGATGAAGAATATAACTATTATGATAATGAAGAAACAAATGAAGAGGTTTTAAGCTCTTTAGAAATTGTAGTTCCTAACTACGTATAA